Part of the Zingiber officinale cultivar Zhangliang chromosome 6A, Zo_v1.1, whole genome shotgun sequence genome, TGGTAATGGTTGATGAGTTTCAGGAAGTATACATTTCGGGATTTTGAGAAAATGGCAAACAAGGAATTCTCTCGAAAATTTTCTAGTACTGGATGTCTCCCAGCTAAGTTTATTGAAGAGCAATTTTGGCATGAAATTGCATTTGGCAAAACAGATATGGTTGAGTATGCTTGTGATATTGAGGGAAGTGCCTTCTCGTCATCCCCTAAAGATCAACTTGGACAGAGCAATTGGAACTTGAAGGTGTTGATCTATCTTGCCCTTTTATGTAGACATCTAATCCAATCATGACTTTAAACTAAATCTACCAGGATACATTACTTGTGTAATCTGGATTTGCTCAACCAATTACCTTATTATATTCTTCACTTCCAGAAAATTTCACGGCTATCAAAGTCTATTCTGCGACATCTCGTGGCTCCTATTCCAGTAAGCATTTACCTTTTATTGCAGTTTGTTTCTTCTATGTGCTCTTAGTTTCTTAAACTGTTTTTGGTCCGTGATAGGGTGTAACAGATCCCATGCTTTACATTGGGATGCTTTTCAGTATGTTTGCTTGGCATGTAGAAGATCACTATCTGTATAGGTAGCGGAATTGTGCTACCCTTGCtagtttttttgtttgtttcttaTCGAATCAATAGTTCTATGACTTATGCTGTGGTCTGTTCTATTCTTCCAGTGTTAGTTATCATCATTGCGGAGCTTCCAAAACATGGTACGGTATCCCTGGCCATGCTGCTCCAGACTTTGAAAAGGTGGCCCAGAATCATGTATATGGTTCTGATATTTTGCAGAGTGAAAGAGAAGATGCTGCTTTTGATGTACTTCTTAGGAAGACCACTATGTTTCCACCCATTATTCTACTAGAACGGAATGTTCCTGTTTATAAAGCTGTACAGAAACCTGGAGAATACATTATCACCTTTCCTAGAGCTTATCACAGTGGATTCAGTCACGGTGAGGAGTTTGCTCCTTTCTCCATTTTGGGTTTCGTTTTTATATTTACATTCTTCTTTTGTATGTCATTATTATTGTCAAAGAATCATTGAAATATATTCTTTCCCCTTTTTTTTCATCTCTAGGATTCAATTGTGGTGAAGCAGTGAACTTTGCAATTGGTGATTGGTTTCCTTTTGGTAATATGGCTAGCCAACGGTATGCACTTCTCAATCGAATGCCATTGCTCCCTCATGAAGAACTTCTATGTAGGGAGGCACAATTTCTTTCCAACAGATTGTCAACTTCAGATCCTAAAATCCACGTCCCTTCAACTGAAGAATCCACATCCCAGCAAAATGTCAAACTTTCTTTTATATACTTAATGCGGTTCCAGCATTTTGGCCGGTGGACACTGATGAAATTAGGATCCCGCACATGCATCAAGTTACAGAATGTATTGTGTAGCATATGCAGACGGGACTGCTATGTTTCTCATGTTATATGTAATTGCAGCAATGATCCTATTTGTTTGCGCCACGGTATGATATTGATACGAGAAGAAAACTTGATGTTATTTTCTGTGGTATAGTATAGTATAATTTATTCATCTAACCATTTTTTTGTCAAGAGAAAGAGCTCAGAAGCTGTTGTTGCAACAACAACCGCATAGTACATATGAGGGGAGACATTCTGGAATTGGAAGCCCTAGCAAGAACTTTTGAACAGGAGAATGCTATAGCTAAGG contains:
- the LOC121995942 gene encoding lysine-specific demethylase JMJ706-like isoform X5, with product MVNGEDLGVLRLPPSSLNQTVEGRSCLSIVANDQLGILKQKRADTVKENINAIASMSRSGGDALRTPASCGSRLHGNVDVFSHVSGSSKDAFSKHPVKKFESSDLQWIENIPECPVFCPSVEEFENPLDYLQRISSIASKYGICKIISPLSVSVPAGVVLMKELAGFKFTTKVQPLRLAEWAADDMITFYMSGRKYTFRDFEKMANKEFSRKFSSTGCLPAKFIEEQFWHEIAFGKTDMVEYACDIEGSAFSSSPKDQLGQSNWNLKKISRLSKSILRHLVAPIPGVTDPMLYIGMLFSMFAWHVEDHYLYSVSYHHCGASKTWYGIPGHAAPDFEKVAQNHVYGSDILQSEREDAAFDVLLRKTTMFPPIILLERNVPVYKAVQKPGEYIITFPRAYHSGFSHGFNCGEAVNFAIGDWFPFGNMASQRYALLNRMPLLPHEELLCREAQFLSNRLSTSDPKIHVPSTEESTSQQNVKLSFIYLMRFQHFGRWTLMKLGSRTCIKLQNVLCSICRRDCYVSHVICNCSNDPICLRHEKELRSCCCNNNRIVHMRGDILELEALARTFEQENAIAKEIQSLNQQDDHRYLWSRSFYGIEEDGYFPYCDIKVDVNYQPASTETSAIHDDDDSDSGIFRVKRRPSNQSQKRSIGDTLCSGYQGHQ
- the LOC121995942 gene encoding lysine-specific demethylase JMJ706-like isoform X4, with the protein product MSRSGGDALRTPASCGSRLHGNVDVFSHVSGSSKDAFSKHPVKKFESSDLQWIENIPECPVFCPSVEEFENPLDYLQRISSIASKYGICKIISPLSVSVPAGVVLMKELAGFKFTTKVQPLRLAEWAADDMITFYMSGRKYTFRDFEKMANKEFSRKFSSTGCLPAKFIEEQFWHEIAFGKTDMVEYACDIEGSAFSSSPKDQLGQSNWNLKKISRLSKSILRHLVAPIPGVTDPMLYIGMLFSMFAWHVEDHYLYSVSYHHCGASKTWYGIPGHAAPDFEKVAQNHVYGSDILQSEREDAAFDVLLRKTTMFPPIILLERNVPVYKAVQKPGEYIITFPRAYHSGFSHGFNCGEAVNFAIGDWFPFGNMASQRYALLNRMPLLPHEELLCREAQFLSNRLSTSDPKIHVPSTEESTSQQNVKLSFIYLMRFQHFGRWTLMKLGSRTCIKLQNVLCSICRRDCYVSHVICNCSNDPICLRHEKELRSCCCNNNRIVHMRGDILELEALARTFEQENAIAKEIQSLNQQDDHRYLWSRSFYGIEEDGYFPYCDIKVDVNYQPASTETSAIHDDDDSDSGIFRVKRRPSNQSQKRSIGDTLCSGYQGHQGFQRLKKLCPTVRQLPAVPSGSNRSITLDDPTSASHVTKHKPSSSQASRGLVLSESSKFKSDYSSLHIRKLKLKLNQNNELHAPRLKVRMSPAANGANSKDTATSRMPSEVSQRRKP
- the LOC121995942 gene encoding lysine-specific demethylase JMJ706-like isoform X3; translation: MVEGRSCLSIVANDQLGILKQKRADTVKENINAIASMSRSGGDALRTPASCGSRLHGNVDVFSHVSGSSKDAFSKHPVKKFESSDLQWIENIPECPVFCPSVEEFENPLDYLQRISSIASKYGICKIISPLSVSVPAGVVLMKELAGFKFTTKVQPLRLAEWAADDMITFYMSGRKYTFRDFEKMANKEFSRKFSSTGCLPAKFIEEQFWHEIAFGKTDMVEYACDIEGSAFSSSPKDQLGQSNWNLKKISRLSKSILRHLVAPIPGVTDPMLYIGMLFSMFAWHVEDHYLYSVSYHHCGASKTWYGIPGHAAPDFEKVAQNHVYGSDILQSEREDAAFDVLLRKTTMFPPIILLERNVPVYKAVQKPGEYIITFPRAYHSGFSHGFNCGEAVNFAIGDWFPFGNMASQRYALLNRMPLLPHEELLCREAQFLSNRLSTSDPKIHVPSTEESTSQQNVKLSFIYLMRFQHFGRWTLMKLGSRTCIKLQNVLCSICRRDCYVSHVICNCSNDPICLRHEKELRSCCCNNNRIVHMRGDILELEALARTFEQENAIAKEIQSLNQQDDHRYLWSRSFYGIEEDGYFPYCDIKVDVNYQPASTETSAIHDDDDSDSGIFRVKRRPSNQSQKRSIGDTLCSGYQGHQGFQRLKKLCPTVRQLPAVPSGSNRSITLDDPTSASHVTKHKPSSSQASRGLVLSESSKFKSDYSSLHIRKLKLKLNQNNELHAPRLKVRMSPAANGANSKDTATSRMPSEVSQRRKP